The Manihot esculenta cultivar AM560-2 chromosome 11, M.esculenta_v8, whole genome shotgun sequence genome includes a region encoding these proteins:
- the LOC110626006 gene encoding probable receptor-like protein kinase At1g80640, whose amino-acid sequence MNLLALFLPIWALCSTFLFFLLDARPESTFSSISGPSLLAKREPISLFSVKMEAQSPGLSTVPMVKIVHHQDLNKRILIALIVASSLLGGILMFLSCFWILRMKNSKNSSSKCNEKFDAGNGHSLSPILDKFNSLKMAGKKGSIALMEYQLLEAATNNFQENNLLGEGGHGRVYKAHFNDKFHAAVKKLEGIGQDVQREFENEMKWLTKIQHQNIISLLGYCIHGEAKLLVYEMMQNGSLESQLHGPTHGSALTWHLRMKIAVNVARGLEYLHEHCNPPVVHRDIKSSNILLDSHFNAKLSDFGLAVTSGIENKNIKLSGTLGYVAPEYLLEGKLTDKSDVYAFGVVLLELLMGRRPVEMISEDQCQSIVTWAMPQLTDRSKLPNIVDPVLKDTMDLKHLYQVAAVAVLCVQQEPSYRPLITDVLHSLIPLVPVEHGGSLRLTEPLPSSLHSQK is encoded by the exons ATGAACCTTCTTGCTCTGTTTCTGCCCATCTGGGCATTGTGTAGCACATTTTTGTTTTTCTTGCTTGATGCCAGACCTGAGTCTACATTCTCTTCCATTTCTGGGCCTTCTCTTCTTGCTAAGAGAGAACCCATTTCGCTCTTCTCTGTAAAAATGGAAGCTCAATCTCCAG GACTGTCTACGGTTCCTATGGTAAAAATAGTGCACCATCAAGATTTGAACAAGAGAATCCTCATAGCACTAATTGTTGCTTCTTCTCTCCTTGGAGGAATCTTGATGTTTCTGTCATGTTTCTGGATCCTTAGAATGAAAAACTCAAAGAACTCTAGCTCCAAATGTAACGAAAAATTTG ATGCTGGAAATGGGCATTCCCTGAGTCCAATTCTGGATAAATTTAATTCCTTGAAGATGGCTGGTAAGAAGGGTTCCATTGCTTTGATGGAATATCAGTTGTTAGAAGCAGCAACAAACAATTTCCAGGAAAATAATTTACTGGGTGAAGGTGGTCATGGACGTGTCTACAAAGCTCATTTCAATGACAAATTCCATGCAGCAGTGAAAAAACTGGAGGGCATAGGACAGGATGTACAAAGAGAATTTGAG AATGAGATGAAGTGGTTGACAAAAATTCAGCATCAGAACATAATTTCTCTTTTGGGATACTGCATTCATGGTGAAGCAAAGCTCCTTGTGTATGAAATGATGCAAAATGGGTCTTTGGAAAGTCAATTGCATG GACCAACACATGGATCAGCTTTAACTTGGCATCTCCGGATGAAAATTGCTGTTAATGTTGCAAG AGGACTAGAATACCTCCATGAGCATTGTAATCCGCCTGTCGTCCATAGAGATATAAAGTCATCAAACATTCTTCTAGATTCCCACTTCAATGCCaag CTTTCAGACTTTGGCCTTGCTGTAACTTCTGGGATCGAAAACAAGAACATAAAGCTTTCAGGAACTTTAGGTTATGTCGCCCCAGAATACCTTTTGGAAG GTAAATTAACTGATAAAAGCGATGTCTATGCCTTCGGAGTAGTTCTTCTGGAGCTACTCATGGGAAGACGACCAGTGGAAATGATTTCAGAAGATCAATGTCAGTCTATAGTTACATGG GCCATGCCTCAGCTTACTGACAGATCAAAGCTTCCAAATATTGTGGACCCTGTTCTTAAGGATACTATGGATTTAAAGCACTTATACCAG GTAGCTGCAGTGGCAGTACTATGTGTACAACAAGAACCGAGTTATAGGCCGCTGATAACGGATGTTCTGCATTCGCTTATTCCTCTTGTACCAGTCGAGCACGGAGGATCATTAAGACTAACAGAACCTCTGCCTTCTTCATTGCATTCTCAGAAATGA
- the LOC110626060 gene encoding endoribonuclease Dicer homolog 4 isoform X1: MEKKLIYSQNQFQTHINLKNLPPLDPRTTSDSQVRKIKSTVARYVPKYAKPRPEGEGTKAGKLFDHEANTEADLLADRNLVHKLNGSRDDHDASNCCVKHLIDSNNIISKAQAQTQTQTQSQVDSKDCTDDRAFNNNSGEPKKTSAKSQLHEICVANTWKPPLFECCKEEGPSHQRFFTFKVSMEIEGAGTASTLQCYGAARPKKKTAAENAAEGALWYLKHLGYFPIKNVGQKGKKINK; the protein is encoded by the exons ATGGAGAAGAAATTGATATACTCACAAAACCAATTCCAAACACATATCAATCTCAAAAATCTTCCTCCTCTAGATCCCCGCACCACCTCCGATTCCCAG GTGAGGAAAATCAAGAGTACAGTTGCGAGGTATGTTCCAAAATATGCCAAGCCAAGACCCGAAGGAGAGGGAACCAAGGCAGGGAAATTGTTTGATCATGAGGCAAACACTGAGGCAGATTTGTTGGCCGATAGAAATCTAGTGCATAAATTGAATGGTTCCAGAGATGATCATGATGCTTCTAATTGCTGCGTAAAGCACTTAATAGATTCCAATAATATCATCTCCAAAGCTCAAGCTCAAACTCAAACTCAAACTCAAAGCCAGGTGGATTCTAAGGACTGTACGGATGATAGGGCCTTCAATAACAATTCAG gtGAACCAAAAAAGACATCAGCTAAATCACAATTGCATGAGATTTGTGTAGCCAACACTTGGAAACCTCCTTTATTTGAATGCTGCAAAGAGGAAGGACCTTCCCACCAAAGATT CTTCACCTTTAAGGTTTCAATGGAGATAGAAGGGGCAGGGACAGCATCTACATTGCAGTGTTATGGGGCAGCCAGGCCCAAAAAGAAGACTGCAGCAGAGAATGCAGCTGAAGGAGCTTTATGGTACTTGAAGCATCTTGGCTATTTTCCAATAAAAAATGTTGGacagaaagggaaaaaaataaataaataa
- the LOC110626060 gene encoding endoribonuclease Dicer homolog 4 isoform X2, with product MEKKLIYSQNQFQTHINLKNLPPLDPRTTSDSQVRKIKSTVARYVPKYAKPRPEGEGTKAGKLFDHEANTEADLLADRNLVHKLNGSRDDHDASNCCVKHLIDSNNIISKAQAQTQTQTQSQVDSKDCTDDRAFNNNSGEPKKTSAKSQLHEICVANTWKPPLFECCKEEGPSHQRFTASPLRFQWR from the exons ATGGAGAAGAAATTGATATACTCACAAAACCAATTCCAAACACATATCAATCTCAAAAATCTTCCTCCTCTAGATCCCCGCACCACCTCCGATTCCCAG GTGAGGAAAATCAAGAGTACAGTTGCGAGGTATGTTCCAAAATATGCCAAGCCAAGACCCGAAGGAGAGGGAACCAAGGCAGGGAAATTGTTTGATCATGAGGCAAACACTGAGGCAGATTTGTTGGCCGATAGAAATCTAGTGCATAAATTGAATGGTTCCAGAGATGATCATGATGCTTCTAATTGCTGCGTAAAGCACTTAATAGATTCCAATAATATCATCTCCAAAGCTCAAGCTCAAACTCAAACTCAAACTCAAAGCCAGGTGGATTCTAAGGACTGTACGGATGATAGGGCCTTCAATAACAATTCAG gtGAACCAAAAAAGACATCAGCTAAATCACAATTGCATGAGATTTGTGTAGCCAACACTTGGAAACCTCCTTTATTTGAATGCTGCAAAGAGGAAGGACCTTCCCACCAAAGATT CACAGCTTCACCTTTAAGGTTTCAATGGAGATAG
- the LOC110626060 gene encoding endoribonuclease Dicer homolog 4 isoform X3 yields MEKKLIYSQNQFQTHINLKNLPPLDPRTTSDSQVRKIKSTVARYVPKYAKPRPEGEGTKAGKLFDHEANTEADLLADRNLVHKLNGSRDDHDASNCCVKHLIDSNNIISKAQAQTQTQTQSQVDSKDCTDDRAFNNNSGEPKKTSAKSQLHEICVANTWKPPLFECCKEEGPSHQRLLAQLHL; encoded by the exons ATGGAGAAGAAATTGATATACTCACAAAACCAATTCCAAACACATATCAATCTCAAAAATCTTCCTCCTCTAGATCCCCGCACCACCTCCGATTCCCAG GTGAGGAAAATCAAGAGTACAGTTGCGAGGTATGTTCCAAAATATGCCAAGCCAAGACCCGAAGGAGAGGGAACCAAGGCAGGGAAATTGTTTGATCATGAGGCAAACACTGAGGCAGATTTGTTGGCCGATAGAAATCTAGTGCATAAATTGAATGGTTCCAGAGATGATCATGATGCTTCTAATTGCTGCGTAAAGCACTTAATAGATTCCAATAATATCATCTCCAAAGCTCAAGCTCAAACTCAAACTCAAACTCAAAGCCAGGTGGATTCTAAGGACTGTACGGATGATAGGGCCTTCAATAACAATTCAG gtGAACCAAAAAAGACATCAGCTAAATCACAATTGCATGAGATTTGTGTAGCCAACACTTGGAAACCTCCTTTATTTGAATGCTGCAAAGAGGAAGGACCTTCCCACCAAAGATT ATTAGCACAGCTTCACCTTTAA